Genomic segment of Tindallia magadiensis:
CAGTTTACGATTCTAACATGTATATAACCAAAAATCCAATCATCAAACAGATATACGGCTGTTTTTCAAGCTTTAAGGTCATGCTTTTTCCAAACACAAAAGGGACCAGCCACAAACTAGGTCCCTTTATCAATTCTTATAACCAAGTGACAACCACTAAAAACGAACTTGTACCGCTTCTCTTTCCGAAGCTTGAACCGCTTCGAAATAGGGAATAAATTGAAAACCCATGACTCCTGCTAATACATTGCCCGGGAAGGTTTGAATTTTTGTATTATACTTCATCGCCGTATCATTATAGAACTGTCGGCTATAAGCAATTTTATTTTCCGTATCCGATAAATCTTGTTGTAGTTTCGAGAAGTTATCACTGGCTTTTAACTCTGGATATGCTTCAGCAACAGCAAATAAGGATTTCAGTGCTCCTGAAAGTTGATTCTCTGCTTGTTGACGTTGCTCAATAGACTGTGCCTGCAGTGCTTCCGCTCTAGCCCTCGTTACTTGTTCAAAAGTCTCTTTTTCATGAGCCGCATAAGCTTTCACTGTTTCCACTAAATTAGGTATTAAATCTGCACGACGTTTTAACTGAACATCGATCTGCGCCCATGCATTCTGAACGAAATTCCGTAATTTCACTGTGTTATTGTAAAAAATCACCAATACGATAAATAGTATCATCGTTGGTGCTAAAATCACCATTACATATTGCATCTGCATTCCCCTTTCATGATCTTTTTCTTATTACCTTAAGCATGATACTTTTTTCTGATATCAACGAAAATCAACACCACCTCCACCGGCGCCGCCTCCGCCACCACCGGAAAAGCCACCGCCACCGCCGCTGCTATCGGAGTCTTTACTCTGAGCTACCTTATAACTTTCTTTTACTGATCTGGTAATGCATTTCTCAGAGTCTTCCATCATTCGGTTAAATCCTTCGAAATTCATCATGCCTGCGCTCATATACCATCCGTAACCAAACTGACGTCCATCCTGTTCCATATTAGGAAATACCATTTGTAGTTGTTTTATTACTTCTTTTGCAACACCTAATGGTATTGCATATACCAGGTATTGTTCCCAAATAACAAGAGAAGGAATTTGATGTTGATCCATCGCTGAAAAATCTTGTAAAAACTTCCGAAAAGCTTTCCATCGCACATAGTCTTCTAACCCTTTTTTTGAATACCTAGTCATTCCTTTTATGGTTAAAGCTCCTACAATAGAAACCAAAATAAAGGCTATGCTCAAAAATTGAAATGCTGACCATTTCAATAGTACCACGCCAATCCCTGCAAAAAAGGCCACTAACCCAAAGTGAATGATTTTTTCTTTTTTTGATAAAGTTTCAAAAAAATCATCTTTTTGTGTCTTTTCTTCAATGGCATAACTTAAACCCTCATAATTGCTGTGAAAAGTAGGTCGATTTGATTTTTTCTTGGTAAAGTCTTCAATTTGCCCTAGCGTTACTTGTGCGTTCGGCTGATTCTCATCCATTTGTCCAATATCCCAAAAAAGGAAACGTAAAAGCTTTTGTTCATAGAAGGATAAATCTTCTATGGGTTTGTTTTGGCGAATCAATCTATAGTCTGTCTTTCTTCCCCGACTAAAGATGCCTTTTTTTTCAGGTGCAAATTCTTGAATCACTAAATAACCACGTCTTCCAAGATCCATAATGGTTGCCATAATCATTTCTGGTTTATGTTTATTTTTATTCCAAAGTTGACCTAACACGGCAGGAATATAGGCTCCTGGCAGTTCACGATAATAGTCTCCTACAAACTCTGTCTTATGGTACCTTAAAAATCGAAATCTTTTTGCAAAAAAGAATCCTATTCCCGCAACCAATACCAACGGAAAACCATACAAATCCACTCTGGCCTGTCTTCTTTCTCGATTACTTTCATCGCTCCATGCTTTTTCTTCTTCAAGAATTCTTGCTAATCCAGGTCCCTTGGAAAAATAAGTTGCCTCCGGAACCAAAGAGGTCGGAAACAATGCCCTTCCTTCAAACATCGTTTCAGCAGGTAAAGGCGAAACATGCCACTGAACTTCATTCCCACTCAATATGCTCACCTCACCATATAAAGGACCATGCCCCCAAGCTAAAATTTCATCCTGGTTAGCTCCTTCAGGCAATTCAAGCTGAACCACAAAACTTCCAAAAGGATGCGGAGAATCAGCACCCATAAACTGATAATATAACTCCGCAACATCATCATGTACGGTTACGGCGTTATGTACCCGATATTGAAAAGCGTACGTTTTTTTTGTATTGTTGGCATTAATGCTCCAATCCAGCAAAACACTACCGCCTCGTTCGACAGCAACAAATGTGCCTACAGGTCCTACCCAGTAGCGAAACTCCTGATTGTTGCGGACACTGGTTATTTCTTCTGTAGAATTTGCAGGATCACCACTATGATAGGTTAAGGGTTCTCCATTTTCATAAACCGCAATATTAGATATTTCCATATGGTCAAACAAATTTATCCACCGAGACATCCCGTTCCACTGGCCATCAAAGCGAACATCATAATATTCCATGACGTCCATGGATCCATCTGAATTTATTTTTGCAACAACACTTACATACTCCATATCTACAGATCTGGCATGAACTGAAGTTATCCTCCCAATGCTCAAACAAAGGATTACCGTCAAAACAATAACCACTAACTTTTTATACATTTTTCCACTAGACACTTTTTTCCCCCCTTTTATATCCTGAATGAGTACTTTGATAGTAAAATCGTATCATGCAGCCTTTTTCTTTTAACCACCCTTTAAGGGTAGTTTGTTTCCAAATAGATTCAAAAACTTCAAAATCCCCCTACCCAAAATGGGTAGGGGGATTAATTTAGAATGCTTTCAGAACCATTGCAGTCCGACTAGGCAAATATACAAGGATTCCTCGGTCTTTAGGGTGATTTTTCAGATCTACAGTTTCATAAACAACCTGATGATCAATATGCCCATCACCGTCAAAACGTTTTTCGTCGGTACTTAAGATCACTTGGTATTTCCTATCTTGATAAGTCGGAATTTCTAATCCTTCAAATGATTTTTCAGGATGGAAATTATACAAAAACAAATAGCCTTTCTTTTGATAACCAATTATTTTCTTTTCATTATCGATCGTTAAGCATTTTAGGGCTGTCTCGCCCATAAGATCTTCTTCTTTCATCAAAGAAACCATCGCTTTATCAAAAGTATTAAGATCTTTATAGCGAAGAAACGGACTTTCTGCTAAGGACCATTGCCGTCGACAATACTTAAAACTCCATTGATTACCTTCTCTGGGAAAATCAATCCATTCCGGATGACCAAACTCATTTCCCATAAAAGTGAGATAACCTTCTGATCCCAAGGAAATCGTAATCAATCGTGCCATTTTATGCAACGCAATGGCTCTGTCAATCACAATGCTCCGACTTCCCTTTTCCATACTATTATACATCTCTTTATCGGCTAATCGAAAAATAAATGTTTTATCTCCTACTAATGCCTGATCATGAGACTCAACGTATCCAACTCTCTTTTCACTAGGACGACTGGTAGACAATTCATGATACATAGCATTCATATCCCAATCCTCGTCATTTTTTTCCAGGGTTTTTATCCAAAAGTCCGGCATACCCATTGAAAGACGATAGTCAAAACCAATGCCACCATAATGAATTGGAAGGCACATTCCCGGCATACCGCTCATATCTTCCGCTATTGAAACAGCATCAGGTCTGACTTCTTTAATCAGCTCATTAGCAAGCTGTAAGTAGTTCAATGCTTCTACATCTGTATTAAGGCTAAAGTATTTTTTGTAATGATCGAAAGCTGTTCCTAATCCATGATCATGATAGATCATGGATGTAACACCATCAAACCGAAAACCATCAAAGTGAAATTCCTCCATCCAGTATTTTAAGCTGGACAGTAAAAAATGAATGACTTCATGTTTTCCATAGTTAAATAATTTTGAATCCCAGGCCGAGTGAGTTCCCCTATTTCCATCATGAAAAAACTGTTGAACGGTGCCGTCAAATCCATTGATACCTTCTGCCACATTTTTTACAGCATGAGATTGCACCATATCCATCAAAACCGTTATTCCCATTTCATGAGCCTTGTTGATTAATGATTTTAATTCCTCCGGATTACCAAACCAGGAAGAGGCTGCAAAATAATTTGAAACATGATACCCAAAAGAAGCGTAATAAGGGTGTTGCATGATGGCCATCATTTGAATTGTATTGTATCCCTGCTCCTTTATTCGCGGCAAAACCAGCTCTTCAAATTCACGGTATGTTCCTATTCCTTCTTTTTCTTGTGCCATCCCTATGTGAACTTCGTAGATAAAAGGCGGTTGACCCGGGTTTACCTTAAAATCCTGATCTGTCCATTGAAACGGTTTTTCCGGCTTCCATATTTGTCCAGAAAAATCATGGGTTTCTTTATCCTGAACAACGCTTCGTATATAAAGAGGAATCCTATCTTTCCCCTGACCTTCTTTTACAACATGTACTTTGACTCTTGAACCATGCTGAAGAATATGTTTATCCGGTAAATATATTTCCCATATTCCATTTTCCCTTTTTTTTAGTGGGTGCTGATACCGATCCCAGTGATTAAAATCGCCCATTAAATATAATGCATCTGCTGCCGGAGCCCATTCTCTGTAAATCCATCCATCTTTTTGTCTGTGAAAGCCAAAGTAATGATGGCCGTTTGCAAAGTCATAAAGTTTCCCTTTTTCTTTAAGAAGTACCTTTTTCAACTCTTGATATCGATTCATCCTTAGTTCTAAATCATTTGCATACGGCTTTAACCATGGATCTATTTCCAGTATTTTCACGATACCACTCCTAACGCCGATTTCTTTCTCTAAATGCCATTATACCCTGTTGCATTTTTTTTCGCAATTTTATGATAAAGTTATTAAAACTTTGATGAGATATCACTGGCGGCTTCTTTAACGATTTGAATCATTTTTTCTTCGTCTTCAATCCGAAAAGTTGGTATTGAAAGGCTGATGGCTGCGATGCAATGAGCTAATTCATCAAAGATAGGAGCGCCATAGCAAGTAAGCCCAGCTTCTACCTCTTCCCTATCAATCGCATATCCCTTTTGCCGAACCATTTGAATATGATTCATTATCTGTTTCTTATCAACCATCGTTGAATGGGTATACTTTTCTAAGGCTTCAGAAGAACTCATCAAGCCATCCAAACATCCATTGCTATTATATGCTAATAGACATTTTCCTACAGAGGTTGCATATAGTTTTCTTTTATCACCAATATGAGGAACCGCTGAAAACTGTCTTTCAGGATTTGCTTTCAAAACCGTTACTGCATAAAGACCCTGAGCAATAGAAATATTAACACTTTCATTCACTTCCTGTACCAAACATTGAATCCTATGTTGCGCCCTTTTTTTCAGTTGACTAACGATTTCTGTCTTGCTCCCAATTAAATAAGGTTTAATCGTTAAATAATATTTTTTTGTTTCATTCTCGCGGTAAACATAGCCAGCTTCTTCTAACGTTACAATAAGCCGATGAGATGTGCTGGTTGGGTAGGTTAACGCTTCACTAATTTCTGAAATACTCCATGCGGGCTTTACTGTAAACAGCTCTAGTACTCTTAGGGCTTTTATCACTGATTGTATACTACTGGTATTCATTTCTAATATCCTCCCAAAAATTTTCATAAGCCAGAGAGTTCACCTCCGGCTTATGAAAATAGTACGACTACAATGGTTTTAGTTTAGCTGTAAAGTGTCTTAAAATAGGTGGTTCCCAAGTTATTTCATATCCGTTTAACTGATCCGCTCTCTCTTTAATAGCTATTAATGCTTCTACGATAACATCCAAGTGAGATTGTGTATAGACTCTGCGAGGGACAGCTAGCCTTGTAAACTCAAATTCAGATTCAATTTGTTGTCCTGTGTCAGGATTATTGCCCATCATATAAGATCCAATATCACAGGATCTAATGCCAGCTTCTTTATATAATTCCAAGGCTAATGTCTGTGCCGGAAACTGATAATAAGGGATATGAGGCAACATTTTTTTTGCATCAATAAACAGAGCGTGTCCTCCTGCTGGAGATTGATAGGCTATTCCTGCCTTATCCAGTTTTGCTGCCAAGTACTCTATCTGACCGATTCGATATTGTAAATAGTCAAAATTGGTTCCTTCTTGTAAGCCTATTGCCATTGCTTCTAAATCACGACCCGCAAGTCCTCCGTAAGATATAAATCCTTCCAAAGGAATGGTTCGTGCCTTAACCGTTTCATATAAAGCTGTATCTTTTTTGATACCAATCAACCCGCCCATATTAATAATCGCATCTTTCTTGGCACTCATGGTAAAGATCTCTCCGTAACTAAACATCTCTCTGGCGATCTCTTTAATAGATTTATCCGCATATCCTTCTTCACGTTGTTTAATAAAGTATGCATTTTCTGCATAGCGAGCTGCATCAATGCAAACCGGTATATTGTATTTTGCCGCTATTTTACTGGTTTCACGAATGTTTTCCATCGAAACTGGTTGCCCACCTGCACTATTGTTGGTAACGGTTATGATAATAAGTCCTACCTTCTCTGGGCCATACTTTTCTATCAGTGTGACCAGACGCTCATTATCCATATTTCCCTTAAAGGGATGATAATTCACAGTATCTTGAGCTTCTTTAATAACACAGTCAATAGCTCTTGCTCCTGCCAATTCTACATGAGCTCGCGTCGTATCAAAATGCATATTTGAAATAGCTACCTTTCCTTTTTCAAGGTACATAGGCATCACTACTTTTTCCGCCGCTCTTCCTTGATGGACAGGTTGAAAATATTCATATCCAAAGATATCTTTCGCCGATTCCATTAAGCGCTTAAAACTTCTAGAACCAGAGTACGCTTCATCTCCCATCATGACGCCGCCCCATTGTTGATCACTCATCGCTCCAGTACCACTATCTGTCAATAAGTCGATGTACACATCATCAGAGTCTAAGGCAAACACATTATAGTTAGCCTTCTGAATTTTTTCTTCCCGTTCTTCTCTGCTTAATACTTTAATTGGCTCTACCATTTTAATTTTAAACGGCTCCGCATAGTACTTTGTCACATAATCCTCTCCTATCTTTTTTATTTTTCCCGTATAGCGGGAATGCTTCCCATTACCCAGAGTTGAAAAAAGCGGAAATTCGCTTCCGATATCTCAATATTATCTGATCGCATCATTTTTTACAAGTATTTCAGAAAACTTTTACAACTATTTTCCGGTTGGCTTTTTGAAAATTATTTGCATTTTTCAATAGAAGATGATATTCTGTATTAGCTCTTTTAGAAAAGTCGGTTCGAAACCATCCCGACTCAAAACAAAACTACGGAGGTATAAAAAAATGAACAAAAAAACAGGTTTTATGGTGCATGCAGCTCTATTAGCGGCTATTTATGTCGTTATCACCGTTGCTTTTGCACCCATCAGTTATGGACCAGTTCAAATCCGAATATCGGAAATGCTAACGGTTCTCCCTTTCTTCACCCCCGCTGCAATTCCGGGGCTGTTTATAGGGGCTTTGATAGCTAATGCTTATGGCGGACTAGGGATCATTGATGTAGTTGTTGGAAGTTCAGCAACCTTAATCGCTGCATTAATGACATTTAAGATGAAACGAAAAATGCTCGCTCCTCTTCCACCAGTCTTGGTAAATGCTGTCATCATCGGTGCTATGCTTAGTTATTTATTTCAGCTACCCTTACTACCTACCATGATTTATGTTGGATTAGGACAAGTAGTAGCATGCTATGGCCTTGGATACCCTTTTATGATGGCCATCGAAAAGTACGGATCCCGTTTGTGGATTAGCAAAAAAGATATCCTTAATTCTTCTAATTAATCCGAGCAAACATCGGCACCTTAATTCAGGTGCCTTTTTTATTGCTTCGAATCCTTATCTTGCCAACTTTTCAACCTTTATAAAGGAATATGCATCCTTACCCTCTTCTTGCTTATCTTATCCCTGCATTACTTTTACATAATAAGTTCGCTGTCTAGGACCATCAAATTCACAAAAATAGACACCTTGCCATGTCCCCAGCAACAACCGACCTTTTTTCACCACCAAGGTCTCACTAGTCCCTATACAACTAGCTTTTAAGTGAGCATCTGAATTCCCTTCCATATGTCGAAATTCAGTTCTGGATGGAAAGGCTTTTCTTAATCCAAGTAAGATATCTTTCGTTACATCCGCATCTGCATTTTCGTTGATGGTAATAGCGGCCGTTGTATGTGGACAAAAAAGAATACATATTCCCTCTTGAATCCCACTTTCTCTTACTGCTTCTTCTACCTTTTGAGTAATGTCATAGAATTGTTCATCTTCTGTTTGAAGCGTTAGTGTCTTTATCATTCCACCTCAATCCTTTCATTCATTTCTTTGTGGTTCTGCAACATTTTTTTAATAAGTCTCTTCACCTGAAACTACTACTCTATTTCTACCAGTTGCTTTAGCCTGATACAAAGCTTCGTCTGTGCGGCCCACCCAAGCTTCAATGGTTTCATCGTTTCTAAGTCCAGCTACTCCAATGCTTACCGTCACTGTTGGAATTTTAGGTGCTATATCGCTAAAGTCTGTTTTTTCAAAATTTTCTCTGATTCTTTCAGCAATTTGTGCCGTTTTATTTTCGTCAATATGATAGAAAACAACTGCAAATTCTTCACCACCAATTCGACAGGCCGCATCTTCTTCGCGAATATTTTTCCGGATGACTTTGGCCAGAGCCCTTAAAACACAATCACCTTTCGGATGTCCATAAGTATCATTAAACTTCTTGAAAAAATCAATGTCAATATATATCAAAGCTACTCTGTTTTTCATTCTGT
This window contains:
- a CDS encoding LemA family protein, with the translated sequence MQYVMVILAPTMILFIVLVIFYNNTVKLRNFVQNAWAQIDVQLKRRADLIPNLVETVKAYAAHEKETFEQVTRARAEALQAQSIEQRQQAENQLSGALKSLFAVAEAYPELKASDNFSKLQQDLSDTENKIAYSRQFYNDTAMKYNTKIQTFPGNVLAGVMGFQFIPYFEAVQASEREAVQVRF
- a CDS encoding DUF2207 domain-containing protein; this encodes MSSGKMYKKLVVIVLTVILCLSIGRITSVHARSVDMEYVSVVAKINSDGSMDVMEYYDVRFDGQWNGMSRWINLFDHMEISNIAVYENGEPLTYHSGDPANSTEEITSVRNNQEFRYWVGPVGTFVAVERGGSVLLDWSINANNTKKTYAFQYRVHNAVTVHDDVAELYYQFMGADSPHPFGSFVVQLELPEGANQDEILAWGHGPLYGEVSILSGNEVQWHVSPLPAETMFEGRALFPTSLVPEATYFSKGPGLARILEEEKAWSDESNRERRQARVDLYGFPLVLVAGIGFFFAKRFRFLRYHKTEFVGDYYRELPGAYIPAVLGQLWNKNKHKPEMIMATIMDLGRRGYLVIQEFAPEKKGIFSRGRKTDYRLIRQNKPIEDLSFYEQKLLRFLFWDIGQMDENQPNAQVTLGQIEDFTKKKSNRPTFHSNYEGLSYAIEEKTQKDDFFETLSKKEKIIHFGLVAFFAGIGVVLLKWSAFQFLSIAFILVSIVGALTIKGMTRYSKKGLEDYVRWKAFRKFLQDFSAMDQHQIPSLVIWEQYLVYAIPLGVAKEVIKQLQMVFPNMEQDGRQFGYGWYMSAGMMNFEGFNRMMEDSEKCITRSVKESYKVAQSKDSDSSGGGGGFSGGGGGGAGGGGVDFR
- a CDS encoding alpha-amylase family glycosyl hydrolase, with the protein product MKILEIDPWLKPYANDLELRMNRYQELKKVLLKEKGKLYDFANGHHYFGFHRQKDGWIYREWAPAADALYLMGDFNHWDRYQHPLKKRENGIWEIYLPDKHILQHGSRVKVHVVKEGQGKDRIPLYIRSVVQDKETHDFSGQIWKPEKPFQWTDQDFKVNPGQPPFIYEVHIGMAQEKEGIGTYREFEELVLPRIKEQGYNTIQMMAIMQHPYYASFGYHVSNYFAASSWFGNPEELKSLINKAHEMGITVLMDMVQSHAVKNVAEGINGFDGTVQQFFHDGNRGTHSAWDSKLFNYGKHEVIHFLLSSLKYWMEEFHFDGFRFDGVTSMIYHDHGLGTAFDHYKKYFSLNTDVEALNYLQLANELIKEVRPDAVSIAEDMSGMPGMCLPIHYGGIGFDYRLSMGMPDFWIKTLEKNDEDWDMNAMYHELSTSRPSEKRVGYVESHDQALVGDKTFIFRLADKEMYNSMEKGSRSIVIDRAIALHKMARLITISLGSEGYLTFMGNEFGHPEWIDFPREGNQWSFKYCRRQWSLAESPFLRYKDLNTFDKAMVSLMKEEDLMGETALKCLTIDNEKKIIGYQKKGYLFLYNFHPEKSFEGLEIPTYQDRKYQVILSTDEKRFDGDGHIDHQVVYETVDLKNHPKDRGILVYLPSRTAMVLKAF
- a CDS encoding IclR family transcriptional regulator, with translation MNTSSIQSVIKALRVLELFTVKPAWSISEISEALTYPTSTSHRLIVTLEEAGYVYRENETKKYYLTIKPYLIGSKTEIVSQLKKRAQHRIQCLVQEVNESVNISIAQGLYAVTVLKANPERQFSAVPHIGDKRKLYATSVGKCLLAYNSNGCLDGLMSSSEALEKYTHSTMVDKKQIMNHIQMVRQKGYAIDREEVEAGLTCYGAPIFDELAHCIAAISLSIPTFRIEDEEKMIQIVKEAASDISSKF
- a CDS encoding tryptophanase; this encodes MTKYYAEPFKIKMVEPIKVLSREEREEKIQKANYNVFALDSDDVYIDLLTDSGTGAMSDQQWGGVMMGDEAYSGSRSFKRLMESAKDIFGYEYFQPVHQGRAAEKVVMPMYLEKGKVAISNMHFDTTRAHVELAGARAIDCVIKEAQDTVNYHPFKGNMDNERLVTLIEKYGPEKVGLIIITVTNNSAGGQPVSMENIRETSKIAAKYNIPVCIDAARYAENAYFIKQREEGYADKSIKEIAREMFSYGEIFTMSAKKDAIINMGGLIGIKKDTALYETVKARTIPLEGFISYGGLAGRDLEAMAIGLQEGTNFDYLQYRIGQIEYLAAKLDKAGIAYQSPAGGHALFIDAKKMLPHIPYYQFPAQTLALELYKEAGIRSCDIGSYMMGNNPDTGQQIESEFEFTRLAVPRRVYTQSHLDVIVEALIAIKERADQLNGYEITWEPPILRHFTAKLKPL
- a CDS encoding QueT transporter family protein, giving the protein MNKKTGFMVHAALLAAIYVVITVAFAPISYGPVQIRISEMLTVLPFFTPAAIPGLFIGALIANAYGGLGIIDVVVGSSATLIAALMTFKMKRKMLAPLPPVLVNAVIIGAMLSYLFQLPLLPTMIYVGLGQVVACYGLGYPFMMAIEKYGSRLWISKKDILNSSN
- a CDS encoding secondary thiamine-phosphate synthase enzyme YjbQ, with protein sequence MIKTLTLQTEDEQFYDITQKVEEAVRESGIQEGICILFCPHTTAAITINENADADVTKDILLGLRKAFPSRTEFRHMEGNSDAHLKASCIGTSETLVVKKGRLLLGTWQGVYFCEFDGPRQRTYYVKVMQG